In Miscanthus floridulus cultivar M001 chromosome 8, ASM1932011v1, whole genome shotgun sequence, the sequence TTGTAGTCTTAGACCTACAGTGTGATAAGCTATGGAGACTTGGAGAGGAACAGCATCGTGGTTGCTACTTGGCCGGTTGTACAGAACAGTGTTTGCTTAATGCTCGCAATCTGGGGTTGATGGATCGTAAGAAGGACCAATAGTCGAGGGTGTTTGATTACAAGCTAGATTGTGAAAGGCTGGATTTCGGTGGATTCAAGCACAATCCTAAATGTTTGCTTGAACTTATTAGCCTGGCTTATTAGTTATGGTACActgtttttctctcgtaataacACAGCATCAGCCAAACAGCTCATCACGTGAATATTTCGCTGGGTGCTCTCTGCTCTGATAGTGCAGTTAGCCGTGCACACGTACACCCTTTTGAAAACCATGTTTCGGCTTCAGAAAATCAGAAGTAACCCACAGCCTGGCCTTTTGGCAGCACACACTGGTTGCTGATTGCCGATGAATACCACCATCATTTGCAAGAACTCGGTAGGCGTCTTTCCATGATTGTTATCGTGTGCCCACTGGCATTTAGAATAATGCGGATGGACGCCTTATCTCATTGGTGGGGGGAATAGACAAACTTGTCTTCTGAAAAGGAAAGGGAGACCATCCCATCAAATTTGAGTAAGAGAACAACTCGATGAACACGCCTGGCAATTCCAACAAGTACCACCATTGGATCAGTATCTGTGGGCAGGGAAAAGTCTTCTTTGCACGGACGCGACCCATGTTAttaggtgtttggttgcccctccttaAATTTTAGgtgctatcacatcgaatgtttgaacatatgcatgaagtattaaatatagactaattacgaaactaattgcatagtttgcgactaatttgcgaaacgaatcttttaggtctaattagtccatgatttgacaatgatttgctacagtaacatatgctaatgatggattagttaggcttaaaaatttcgtctcgtggagtactgacggattatataatttgtttttttattagtatctgaacatcccatacaacatcctcccgacacacctcctaaattttagtagccggatTCAAACACGCCTTTACGCTGCTGAACGACGATATCTAGGCAGACTTTGGGTCTTATTATCCGGATCAGGCACACTTGACGTTGAAACGACGGCCGAAAACAACGTGATCATTCTATGCATGGCGGGGCGGCAGGCCACATGAGCCTCGCGAGTAGCGGCGCTGTGGAGCACCGCACCGCCTAACCGTTGGTCCGGGTGTGGCCGGCCGCGTCAAATCGGGTTTAATTTCCACGTCGTGCCCGGCGGCCGGGCGACGACTTGACGGTTGACCCGCTCGTGCCGGCCGGGCCCGGGGCCATCACGTACCTGTTTGGATGCTGCCTCCCAGCCACCTCCGGCGCGAGTCTCCTGGGGCTGAGATTGGTTGCCTGGCAGGCACGCCGAGGCGAGGTCggcatccaaacatgccctcaCTCCCTGACGCAGACGCGTGCGTGCCCCGGTCACTCGCCCCACCAGCCAACAAAAAAAAACGTGTCGTGGCGAACGCACTGCACACTGCGCCACTGCGGTTACCATCGCCCCCAGCCCGCCGAGATAAATAAATGCGCGCAGCGGCCGGACAGGGTAGACCGGCCGGCGGACGCGCACAAGGCAAAGTCCAAGTCCAACGCTCCGCCCCCGGTCTGATCTGGTTTCGTTTCCGGCCTCGTTCGTCGGCGGACAGTGCGGCGCGCGCCTCCGATCCACCACCATGTACCCGAAGGCAGACGAGGGTGATGCCCAGCCGCTGGCCACGGGCATCCTCAtcagcggcggcgggggcggctaCTACCAGGCGGGTGGCGCGACGGCGGCCTTCGCGATGCAGGCGCAGGCCGCGCCCGTCGCCGCCTGGTCTACCGGGCTCTGCGACTGCTTCGACGACTGCAGCAACTGTGAGTGAGAAGAGGATCGATCGATGCACGCACGGAGCGGCTGATCATTCCTTGCTGGTGTATAATCGGAATTAACGATGGGTTGCATGCAGGCTGCGTGACGTGCCTGTGCCCGTGCATCACGTTCGGGCAGATCGCGGAGATCATCGACCGGGGGTCCACGTCGTGCGGCACCAGCGGGGCGCTGTACACGCTCATCATGCTGCTCACCGGCTGCCAGTGCGTCTACTCCTGCTTCTACCGCGTCAAGATGCGCGCGCAGTACGGCCTCCAGGAGAGCCCCTGCGCCGACTGCTGCGTCCACTGCTGCTGCCAGTGCTGCGCGCTCTGCCAGGAGTACCGCGAGCTCAAGAAGCGGGGATTCGACATGAATATAGGTGCGTACTCTACAGTACCACCAGTGAAGCATCAACAAGCATCTGTTCATTCAGTTCTTGCACTTCCCTAGCTATTTGGTCGTCCAGCGCAGTACTGACAGATGCTGCGCGCCGCTGTGTGTTTGTTTCTGCGCGTGTATGCAGGATGGCATGCGAACATGGAGAGGCAGGGAGGCACCGCCGCCACCATGCCGCCACGGATGCACCCTGGCATGACCCGCTGATGCTGCCGCTCGCCTCGCCTCAATTTGCTGCGGAAACCAGATTAATTTGTTGCGGTCCGCGCCCATGTAATGTAACTGCACCCATGCTCGCCTCGCCTCAATGTGTCGGTCCGCGCCCAGCCTCAATTTGTTGCGATGTCACTGCACGCCCATGTAATGTAACTACCGGTATCTACTCTGGGTTTGTATAAAAAAGACTATCATGTCATATAAACGAAAACTCTGCAGTTTGCTAGCTACCTTTTGAATTGAATCTCTGGCTTCAAGGGAGCTGATGCAAGCTGCTTTCACTTCGTAGTGTTGCTTTGCTTGCACCCCTACCAACAACGCTAGAACTAGAACTGTAACGAAAACGTGTATCCATGGTCTCTGTGTAGCGTCGGGTTGTATACTTGATACTTTGTGGACTTGTTGCTTCAATTTGGCCCACCAAATGAAAACATGGTCCGTGAAACACTCCGCACCACACGAAAATATGGCCCATTAAACACTCCACCAGAAGGCTCAATTTGGTTCGTGCGCGAGCCCATGCGGCTGGTGAGTGCTGACACAGTATCACTCCGCCACAGTCGCTAGCGATACTCCAGACCAGCCGGCTGCTCCCCACATAATTTACTGTTCATCAAATCAGCTAAatcatatttttctctcacacaaccagtcagtttcaaccaagtttcaAACCAACGAACACTGCGATCCTAGTACCACATTGCTCCGGTACCACAGTGTATCCGGACATATAATGTTACTGTGTTGTGTAGCCACTTAATAAAtaacataataataataacaagcaGTGATGAAAAAAAGAAGTGCTGGTGGGTCCAGTACTGATCTTGTATCGAAGGCCAAATCTGAGCTTGTTTCCCTTAATTTTCAATAATAAATAGTACACAACATATGCATAATTTAATGAAAACTTCGTCAATCTTAATCCGAAGGAAACTCCTCGTGACATAAGATTTGATATGTGTTCGTAGCTAGAGACGCCGGAGCATCTTTTCATCGCGCACCCAGATCTTATGGATTGGCTCAAAATCTATTTTGCTATGACATTGTATATAATACAAAGGACTTTGCACACTTGCTATCTTACCACTTATGGATTGGTACTCAAATTTTGCTACTTATTCGACACAATACTAAGCATCTAAGTCTTTATTGGAATGCACAATTGCTATCTTACCACTTATGGATTGGTACTCAAATCTTGCTACTTATTCGACATAATACTAAGCATCTAGGTCCTTATTGGAATGCACACTTGctatcttagagcatctccaagagttttctacttttttctcctaaaaacttGTAGTTTGGCAACTCTTAAAAGGATTTGGGAAGGAAAAAAGAAtgtcatctccaagagtttctaataaatgaCATCTAAAAAATTAAATTTGGGGCCACATGAATTATGTTGCGGCTTTTAGCTTTGTAGGTCTGCATTGTCTCCATCCGGCGGTCGTCCTTGGTGCCACCGCGGAGACGATGCAGACCTACATTGTGCAGCTGCACCCGCACGACGAGGGCGACAGCGGCGAGGCCATGCTCTTCGCCTCCAAGTCCAAGGTCGAGTGGTCCGTGGCGTGGGAGCAGGAGAAGCGCCCCTCCTCGCGCCTCCTCTACTCCTACCACATCGTGTTCGACGGCTTCGCGACGCAGCTCGCGGATGGCGAGGCCGCGGCGCTGCGTGCGCTCCCGGGCgtcgcgtcggtgcgcgccgacCGACGGGTGGAGCTCCACACCACCTACTCGTACCGCTTCCTGGGGCTCAACTTCTGCCCCACCGGCGCGTGGGCGTGGTCCGGGTACGGCCGCGGCACCATCATCGGGGTGCTCGACACCGGCGTGTGGCCCGAGAACCCCAGCTTCGACGACCGTGGGATGCCGCCAGCGCTGGTGCGGTGGGCCGGCATGTGCCAGGGCGGGGAGCACTTCAACACCTCCAACTGCAACCGGAAGCTCATCGGGGCGCGGTTCTACTCCAAGGGCCACCGCGCCAACTACCCGACCAACCCTTCGGAGGCGGCGTTGCTGCTGGAGTACGTGTCGCCGCGGGACGCGCACGGGCACGGCACGCACACGCTGTCCACGGTGGTgggcgcggccgtcgccggggccAGCGTCCTGGACGCTGGGTTCGGGGAGGCACGCGGTGTCGCCCCCGGCGTGCACGTCGCCGCATACAAGGTGTGCTGGTTCAACGGCTGCTACAGCTTCGACATCGTCGCCGGGATGGACGACGCGGTGCGCGACGGCGTCGACGTGCTGTCCCTCTCTCTCGGCGGGTTCCCCATCCCGCTCTTTGAGGACAGCATCGCCATCGGCAGCTTCCGAGCCACAGCGCGCGGCGTCTCCGTCGTGTGCGCCGCCGGGAACAACGTGCCTGCGCGGAGCTCCGTCGCCAATGAGGCACCGTGGGTGCTGACCGTCGGCGCGGGAGGCGAAGGAAACCAAGCGGGAGTTGAAGGATACGCGCGAGGCTACGGCGTGTAAAGTTACATGGATGATGGGGATTTTTTTCAACTCCTAAAATATTAGGAGATTGTATTAGTAGTTGTTCGAGATGGATTTTTTGTGGATCTTCCTAAAAACTTAGGATTAGGAGGAggtttagggaactcttggagatgctcttaccacTTATGGATTGGTACTCAAATCTTGCTACTTATTCGACACAATACTAAGCATCTAAGTCCTTATTGGAACACTACAAAGCgtctaagagcaaggctaataatacaaccGGTTGTTGACCATACTATAAGGTTTCCACTCATATAGTAATCACTATATATGGcatacttgtctctctcacaaatTTTCTTGGTTCTTATATCTAAGCTGACTCTAAGCTTACAACCCATTtctgctctctcttctctcctctcttcttcaCCTCAGTATTTAGCCAGCTTAAAGTCTgatattatacttgctctaaggacCTTATTGGCGCCTATCCTTAGGGAGTGGTATATTCTTTTCTTTGTTCATGATGGGCGGTTCTGCCCATGTATGAGTGTTGTGCTCTTCTTAGGCCTATAATTTTCGAACTCGTTCTTATTAATACAAGCCGCATTATAGTGGATCTTAAAAAAAACCAGTCAAACGTTCTTGCCACCCACTCTCCGATTAGGCAAAAAGTAGCTGTTATTTTAAGTTGGCCCGCCACATAAAAACATGGCCCATAAAAACGCTCCACGAAAGGCTCATTGTGGCTAGAAATAGCACCATTGGGAGACCCGGAAGAAGGTAAAAATAATTAGGACAAAATCCATAACCGCAGCCATGAGTAATTAAAAAATGTTTCATGACCATAACGGGTGATTGGATTGTCTACATATTATGATAGATTCATTCCTCGacgcgacggtataatcaccctacttactccattactttcttgcaaactagttgtagcaaccTCTTTAGTATAACTAGATTTAAGAGCTTGCTTAGGCCTTGTGCAATGTATGGCTTAAGTGGTGCCAAGTTTGGAGAGAGTAAATAAGCACCACTAGCAACACTGCAACAAGTGATGCCAAAGAAACTAGGAGCGGTAAATGTTCTTGCTCCGCTCCCACGTTCTTAAAATAACATTTTTCTACTATAGCAATAGTTGGTCATTGAAGTCATCCGCCAATGAAAAACAGATGGTGAAGAGAAGATATGAGATATTTTATTGCATTGTGGGTCTCAGGTATCTAGATAGCACCGCTTCTCTGTTTCTTTGCACACTGCAGCTTTTACTGAGTGATGCTTGTTTTAgagcccgtttggccgggctccgagcggctccggctcctctgactCCTCCCCTGTAGCGACACTGTTCAccggagccgtttttctctcttcTCATTTTCTCTCTCACTGATAgcgccggagccggagaagctcgtttttttgGCTCCTCCGGCTCCATCTCCTGCGCGCTACAGTTGCGCTACAGTGTGGGAGCCAAAGCCggcgggagcccggccaaacgcgcCCTTATTCTATCTGGCTTCACTAGTACATTGTGGAGGGTCTTAGTAGCTTAGTTTCATTTAGTGGAGCTCTATAGTGgagccttgttgagagctcttagtgagtagtgacttaaccTCTTTTatgtctagagatcatagcaactagaattattggataggtggatTGCAGCccttgtagagttagagcaagtttgcatttcgtcaTTTAGTTTACTAACAAATTGCTATAATAAATTTGTAGAGttttaaataggttattcaccctcctctaatcatattaggacctttcaacttgtCGTGCAGCCTATGGCCTGCCGGTGAGGTCCTGGCGCCGCTCATGGAGGgcccggacgtcaccgaggacGACACATTTGCCGAGGAGTCCTCCTACGAGTTGCTGCTCCGCCATAAACTGGTGCCCGCGAGACTTGCTCCCTTCTCATGGGTTACAAATTAGTCTTCAAATGGGTTCAACCACAATTAGGATGGTTAGGTTGGATTACTTTGGCTTGGAAGAATGGAACGGTTCGGCGTGGTTTAGTTCCTTCGAGTGGAAGATGTGGATTGGGGTGTGTTAATTACGCATACTCAGTAGACTTGAATTAGGGTCTATACAGTTTGGATCCAACCCACTAGCAGGGTGAATTAGCACTCCACGTTTaaactttttttttaaataatcctACACTCCGCGTTTCTTAGCCTCTGAGGAAATCTTATAACAAACTAAGTATTTTTTTCATAGTACCGGAGACAATAAATGTATAACCATTTCATGGTAGTTCATTACATAAGTGGTCAAATAAATTACTATCCCCTTCATTCTGAACTATAAGTCATACCTAGATATACATTTATatgtagatacataataaaaactatatatattaaggccatgtttagttcctcaTCAAACTCAAAATATTCTGAATTTTGGCCCAACATTCTGGGAAATGGATCTAAACACCACTCAGAATTTTTTGGAAACACATACCCATTCTGAATTCTGGTTTCTGGAGTCCAGAGGCCAAAATAAGCCCAACTTGGGCCTGGTGCACGTGCTCCTCGCCCACACTGCCCCCAATCGCTGCTCGCCCGCACTGCCCCCGAACCCTACCCGGCGCCCGAtcgggagccgccgccgccgctctgctCGCCCGAtcgggagccgccgccgccgctctctccCACTCGCTACTCGCCCGAACCCTACCCGCAGCTCGGCCCCAACGCCTCCTCCCTCTTCCTGGTTTCCTCCCCCATCTCCACCGCGCCGGGTCCTTCCCTCCCTCCGCCCAGCCGTCGTTGTGCCTCCGGCCGAGGCCGTCCCCGGCCGTCGCGGCCGCCGTCCAGGCGGAGCACCAGCCCGCGTTGGCCACGGCTCGGTCCGCGCGTGCTCTCTCGCTCGATTTTGGGGGCGCCGGGGAGCGAATCCGGGGCCCAGTTCCCGCacacctgcctgcctgcctccccTTGCCACTCCACCGTTCGTCCCTTCCCTTCTCCACCACCTCAGCGGGATCTTGCTGCTGCTCCACCGCCCCAGCGGGATCTTGCTGCTGCACTGCCCGCATGGACGAGTACAGCGGCGATGTATTCTTCCACGGCGACGACGACAGCTACGGTGATGGCCACAGCTACGGCAACATCGACGCCACCAGGGACTTCCTGTCGCAGCCGCCCACCGGCCAAGGCTACAATCAGGCGGCCTTCACCGGCCCTGGATCCAGCCACTTCGCTTCTCCCCGTACGAGCATGGCGGCCCTCGACCTCAACTCGCAGGGCAGCCAATGGCCGCCCATGGGAGGGTACCAGGGCCTCCTTCGCTTCGGTCTTCAAGGTGGAGATGTCGACGGCCCCAATGCCTCCCCTCCCGTTGGAGCCCACAGCGCAAGCCGAAGTGTTGGAGCTGGAGGTGTTGGCTTCCGTGCTCCTCGCAGCACTGGAGTTGGAGCTGGGTCCGGGTGCGCTACCTCGACGTTCTTCGGTGGTGGCCGTGGTAGTGGTGTGCCGGCTGTTGGTCGCGGCGCGTCATAAAGAAGCCTCCACGGCCCACGGCAGAAGTCTACCTCCGGTGTGGAAGAAGGCTCCACGGCCCGCGGTAGACGTCCTCAGGTGCCAGCCGTCGCGGAGGACAACTTCGCGTCCAACGCCTCCAACGACGGTGACGACGTCGAGATCCTACCCAACGCTCCAAGGGTATTTTTCTTAGCTGTACCATTACATTCTTGCAATGTTGATATATGTGTAGTGTCtgctcctagctagctaggtcATCATCTGGCGAGATATATGTGTAGTTTCTGATTTGATATATGCTCTTCTTTGGTTCACAATTTCACAGTACTAGTGTCGCCAACAATCAGAGTTAGTTGTTATCTGTTAGTGATTGTGCACAATGCTTGATAGAATGCCAACAATCTGTTAGTGATCTGTTAGTGATTGTCGCCAACAATCAGAGTTCGATTATTGGTACAATTTTTTAGGGTGTGCAGCGAGGCCAGCAAACTTGATAGAATGCTTGAGCCCTTAGATTTTGCTGTTCACTTTTTGCTGTTCAAACTTGATAGAATGCTTGATAGAATTGCTTGCCCTGCCTGCAAGATTGTTAGGGGTGCATCTGTGTGTATCTGTGCTATCTGTGTGTGAAAAAAGGAAACTATACTCCATCTTATAGCGTTGGTAATCCTGTTTGTGAAAAAGGAAACTATACCTCCTAGATTG encodes:
- the LOC136474081 gene encoding cell number regulator 2-like, with translation MYPKADEGDAQPLATGILISGGGGGYYQAGGATAAFAMQAQAAPVAAWSTGLCDCFDDCSNCCVTCLCPCITFGQIAEIIDRGSTSCGTSGALYTLIMLLTGCQCVYSCFYRVKMRAQYGLQESPCADCCVHCCCQCCALCQEYRELKKRGFDMNIGWHANMERQGGTAATMPPRMHPGMTR
- the LOC136470210 gene encoding subtilisin-like protease SBT1.2; amino-acid sequence: MNYVAAFSFVGLHCLHPAVVLGATAETMQTYIVQLHPHDEGDSGEAMLFASKSKVEWSVAWEQEKRPSSRLLYSYHIVFDGFATQLADGEAAALRALPGVASVRADRRVELHTTYSYRFLGLNFCPTGAWAWSGYGRGTIIGVLDTGVWPENPSFDDRGMPPALVRWAGMCQGGEHFNTSNCNRKLIGARFYSKGHRANYPTNPSEAALLLEYVSPRDAHGHGTHTLSTVVGAAVAGASVLDAGFGEARGVAPGVHVAAYKVCWFNGCYSFDIVAGMDDAVRDGVDVLSLSLGGFPIPLFEDSIAIGSFRATARGVSVVCAAGNNVPARSSVANEAPWVLTVGAGGEGNQAGVEGYARGYGV